From Micropterus dolomieu isolate WLL.071019.BEF.003 ecotype Adirondacks unplaced genomic scaffold, ASM2129224v1 contig_14643, whole genome shotgun sequence, a single genomic window includes:
- the LOC123966962 gene encoding coxsackievirus and adenovirus receptor homolog has translation MIKWIRPDPKSDDIYVFYFRDGRSYENYQHESYRGRVELRDPEMKDGDASVILKNVNINDTGTYECRVKERNNPGKVEVINTISLTSVTEPGHTAGHKEGGDEEGGNKEEGDGEGNVGLRVGLPVCVILLLLGVGGFVIFKKYNRPKGNQQPAIDELQNLQRD, from the exons ATGATAAAGTGGATCAGACCTGACCCGAAGTCAGATGATATTTATGTCTTCTACTTCAGAGACGGCCGCTCATATGAAAACTACCAGCATGAATCTTATCGTGGTCGAGTGGAGCTGAGAGATCCAGAGATGAAGGACGGAGACGCTTCTGTGATTCTGAAGAACGTCAACATCAACGACACTGGAACATATGAGTGTCGtgttaaagagagaaacaatCCAGGCAAAGTTGAAGTCATCAACACCATCAGTCTGACATCAGTGACAGAGccag gtCACACAGCTGGACACAAGGAGGGAGGAGACGAGGAGGGAGGAAACAAGGAGGAAGGAGACGGGGAGGGAAATGTTGGACTGAGAGTTGGTCTGCCAGTTTGtgtgattcttcttcttcttggtgTTGGTGGTTTTGtgatctttaaaaaatataacagaCCCAAAGGGAATCAACAACCTGCTATAGATGAACTGCAGAACCTGCAGAGAGATTAA